In the genome of Thermus tengchongensis, one region contains:
- a CDS encoding peptidoglycan DD-metalloendopeptidase family protein, with the protein MPEGTPVRAVYDGEVTFAGQEQPFFCPPLGQTVSGLGVVIRHRLPDGEVYLSIYAHFSEVRVREGERVTAGQVIGLSGNTGCSTGPHLHFEMRKNKSGTWAVFDPYGWEGEGPDPWSRHPAGVSSALIWRDGEAPPLFSEVELPPNPRETDRAPLAITRVRYMGVRDSANPNNEFVEITADPRYASAPLSLRGFSLRNKVGESFSFPSLYLNPGETLRVYSGSGTGGERVLYWGRSAPAWDNWGDCVQLVYPSGGRYLVGYRSGCYQVQMQALSAVEESQGDKHNLPLP; encoded by the coding sequence GAGGTTACCTTTGCTGGCCAGGAGCAACCCTTTTTCTGCCCTCCCTTAGGGCAGACGGTGTCCGGTTTAGGGGTGGTGATTCGCCACCGACTCCCTGATGGAGAGGTGTATCTTTCTATTTATGCCCACTTCAGCGAGGTTCGGGTGCGCGAAGGAGAGCGGGTTACTGCAGGTCAAGTTATAGGCCTGTCAGGTAATACGGGATGCAGTACGGGACCCCACCTTCATTTTGAGATGCGGAAGAACAAAAGTGGCACCTGGGCTGTTTTTGACCCTTACGGTTGGGAGGGAGAGGGGCCGGATCCTTGGTCCCGCCACCCTGCTGGGGTATCTAGTGCCTTGATCTGGCGGGATGGTGAGGCGCCTCCCCTCTTCTCTGAGGTAGAGTTACCGCCCAATCCCCGAGAAACGGATCGGGCCCCTCTTGCTATCACCCGCGTTAGGTACATGGGTGTGCGGGATAGCGCCAACCCCAACAACGAATTTGTGGAGATTACGGCTGACCCCCGCTATGCTTCAGCTCCGCTTAGCCTACGGGGTTTCTCCTTAAGAAACAAGGTAGGTGAATCCTTTTCGTTTCCTAGCTTGTACTTGAACCCCGGAGAAACCCTTCGGGTTTACTCGGGTTCAGGTACGGGGGGAGAGCGAGTTCTTTATTGGGGAAGGTCTGCACCTGCTTGGGACAACTGGGGTGACTGCGTTCAGCTAGTGTACCCTTCAGGGGGTCGCTATCTCGTAGGGTACCGATCGGGGTGTTACCAAGTGCAAATGCAAGCACTCTCCGCTGTCGAGGAAAGCCAAGGAGACAAGCACAACCTTCCTCTGCCTTAG